One stretch of Roseimicrobium sp. ORNL1 DNA includes these proteins:
- the asnB gene encoding asparagine synthase (glutamine-hydrolyzing), translating into MCGIAGMLDMAGERDAPVDVVRSMARAIFHRGPDEEGFLWRPGLGMASRRLSIVGLADGQQPMNNEDRSVHVVFNGELFDHVEKRAELQNRGHILTTHCDTEIIPHMWEDHREGMFERLRGQFAIALWDEKKKQLTLGRDRFGIAPLYWTRQGDWLLFASEIKGLLASGMVPARPDRRGIDHVFTFSAMPGPVTCFEGVNCLPPARFLQITKGNRGDNVTIQERAYWKMDFPDAGQEVDGDAKTLVDEFEQLILKAVEKRLRADVPVGSYLSGGVDSSMILALASHVKGKDIHTYTVQVDEPGLDELDAASMVAKHVGVAPPIVQKFRTEDALNTYPSLIRAAECPVIDTSCASLLQLAHRVHTNGQKVVLTGEGADEWLIGYPWYKISKALGYLDLIPGVEISDNVRRAFLKISNVPNFPAQVRRDIEKVIGGNNPWIDSYGVLCVSKLRFYSPDMLAQIDTTAPWSMLDMDLDRATKWHPLNRGVWMAGRVNLAGHLLQAKGDRVAMHSSVEVRYPFLDEDVFDFTAKIHPRWKLRGFRDKHILRLLAERWVPPFVYKRGKVIFRAPLDSFHLEPEPKFVAQLLSEESLRRTGYFDPQAVRHWRKAYTSLRAGSLPRLSIELGLAAVVATQLWHHLYIDSSLCELPSVESGSPQTAIVA; encoded by the coding sequence ATGTGTGGCATAGCAGGCATGCTGGATATGGCCGGGGAACGGGACGCGCCGGTGGACGTCGTACGAAGCATGGCGCGTGCCATCTTCCATCGGGGCCCCGATGAAGAGGGCTTTCTTTGGAGGCCAGGGCTTGGAATGGCCTCCCGAAGACTGAGTATCGTGGGGCTGGCTGATGGTCAGCAGCCCATGAACAATGAGGACCGCAGTGTTCATGTGGTCTTCAATGGGGAGCTTTTCGACCATGTGGAGAAGCGCGCTGAGCTCCAAAACAGAGGGCACATCCTGACCACCCACTGCGACACGGAAATCATTCCGCACATGTGGGAGGACCACCGGGAGGGCATGTTTGAGCGGCTGCGAGGGCAGTTCGCCATCGCCCTGTGGGACGAGAAAAAGAAGCAGCTTACCCTCGGGCGGGACCGCTTCGGCATCGCTCCGCTCTACTGGACGAGGCAGGGCGATTGGCTGCTTTTTGCCTCGGAGATCAAGGGGTTGCTGGCCTCCGGCATGGTGCCGGCGCGGCCTGACCGCCGGGGCATCGACCATGTCTTCACCTTCTCCGCCATGCCGGGTCCGGTGACTTGCTTCGAGGGGGTGAATTGCCTTCCCCCGGCGAGGTTTCTCCAGATCACCAAAGGAAATCGTGGCGATAATGTCACCATCCAGGAGCGGGCCTACTGGAAGATGGACTTCCCGGATGCGGGCCAGGAGGTGGATGGTGATGCGAAGACATTGGTGGATGAGTTTGAGCAGTTGATACTCAAGGCCGTGGAGAAACGCCTGCGCGCCGATGTGCCGGTGGGTTCCTACCTCTCCGGCGGGGTGGACTCCAGCATGATTCTGGCGCTGGCCAGCCATGTGAAGGGCAAGGACATCCATACTTATACCGTGCAGGTAGATGAGCCTGGGTTGGATGAACTGGATGCCGCCAGCATGGTCGCCAAGCACGTGGGCGTCGCGCCTCCGATTGTGCAGAAGTTCCGCACCGAGGACGCGCTCAATACTTATCCCAGCCTCATTCGTGCGGCGGAGTGTCCGGTTATCGACACCTCCTGCGCCTCTCTTCTACAACTGGCGCACCGGGTGCACACCAACGGCCAGAAAGTCGTGCTGACGGGGGAGGGGGCGGACGAGTGGCTGATTGGCTACCCGTGGTACAAAATCTCCAAGGCCCTGGGATACCTCGACCTGATCCCGGGCGTGGAAATCAGCGACAATGTCCGGCGCGCCTTCCTGAAGATAAGCAATGTGCCGAACTTCCCCGCGCAAGTTCGGAGGGATATCGAAAAAGTCATCGGCGGCAATAATCCGTGGATCGATTCCTACGGGGTCCTATGCGTCTCCAAGCTGCGGTTCTACAGCCCGGACATGCTGGCGCAAATCGACACTACCGCGCCCTGGTCCATGCTGGACATGGATCTCGACCGGGCGACCAAGTGGCACCCACTGAATCGTGGTGTGTGGATGGCAGGTCGCGTGAATCTGGCGGGCCACCTCCTGCAGGCGAAAGGCGATCGCGTGGCCATGCATTCCTCTGTCGAGGTGCGTTATCCGTTTCTGGATGAGGATGTTTTCGACTTCACGGCGAAAATCCATCCGCGGTGGAAGCTGCGCGGTTTCCGGGACAAGCACATCCTCCGCCTGCTCGCCGAACGCTGGGTGCCGCCTTTCGTGTATAAGAGAGGCAAGGTTATCTTCCGTGCCCCCCTGGACAGCTTCCATCTTGAGCCCGAGCCCAAGTTTGTCGCCCAGCTTCTCAGCGAGGAGTCGCTGCGCCGCACGGGGTACTTCGATCCGCAGGCAGTGCGCCACTGGAGAAAGGCCTACACCAGCCTGAGAGCCGGGTCCCTGCCGCGCCTTTCGATCGAATTGGGCCTCGCGGCTGTGGTGGCGACCCAGCTCTGGCACCACTTGTACATTGATAGCTCCCTGTGCGAGTTGCCTTCCGTGGAAAGCGGGAGTCCGCAGACGGCCATCGTTGCCTGA